The Sander vitreus isolate 19-12246 chromosome 5, sanVit1, whole genome shotgun sequence genome includes a region encoding these proteins:
- the ptrh1 gene encoding peptidyl-tRNA hydrolase isoform X1, which produces MGRLKKITVLSRFCGNLTLFFMKLLNFVTMRRLLTRVINRVLLSELFTPLMGIEAEIHTQGRRKLVVGLGNPGMEGTRHSVGMAVLGALAARLGVADRWRGDKHVSGEVIVSEVQQTHVVLLRPRLLMNVNGVSVAKAAGKYGIRPEDILLVHDELDKPLGKIVIKHGGSARGHNGVRSCVDCLQTDAMSRLRVGIGRPTGKTPVERYVLGRFSSEEKKVLESVLVQSVDLLLSQLSQEDSQQDSQPPSSPAGGRQAAQKRKETERSSSPAENSAAAEC; this is translated from the exons ATGGGCCGattgaaaaaaatcacagtTTTAAGTAGATTTTGTGGTAATTTGACCCTCTTTTTTATGAAGCTGTTGAACTTTGTCACGATGCGACGACTTTTGACAAGAGTCATAAACCGAGTTTTGCTGAGTGAGCTCTTTACACCGTTGATGGGAATTGaagcagaaatacacacacaaggcCGCCGAAAGCTA gtgGTGGGGCTGGGTAACCCAGGGATGGAAGGTACCAGACACAGCGTCGGCATGGCAGTGCTCGGCGCGCTCGCTGCCCGGCTTGGCGTTGCTGACCGTTGGCGTGGCGACAAGCATGTGTCCGGTGAGGTCATCGTGTCAGAGGTACAACAAACACATGTGGTGCTACTCCGTCCCAGGCTGCTGATGAACGTTAACGGAGTGTCAGTGGCCAAAGCAG CTGGTAAATACGGCATCAGGCCTGAAGACATCCTGCTGGTCCACGATGAACTGGACAAACCGCTGGGGAAAATCGTCATCAAACACGGAGGAAGTGCCAG AGGTCATAATGGAGTCCGCTCCTGTGTGGACTGTCTTCAGACTGAT GCGATGTCCAGACTTCGGGTCGGCATCGGCCGGCCGACGGGGAAAACGCCGGTGGAGCGCTACGTTCTGGGCCGGTTCTCCTCAGAGGAGAAGAAGGTTCTGGAGTCTGTTCTCGTCCAGAGTGTGGACCTTCTCCTCTCCCAGCTCTCCCAGGAAGACTCCCAACAGGACTCCCAGCCCCCCTCCTCGCCAGCAGGGGGCAGACAAGCAGcacagaagaggaaggagacggagcgctcatcctccccagctgagaactctgctgctgctgaatgcTGA
- the ptrh1 gene encoding peptidyl-tRNA hydrolase isoform X2 produces MRRLLTRVINRVLLSELFTPLMGIEAEIHTQGRRKLVVGLGNPGMEGTRHSVGMAVLGALAARLGVADRWRGDKHVSGEVIVSEVQQTHVVLLRPRLLMNVNGVSVAKAAGKYGIRPEDILLVHDELDKPLGKIVIKHGGSARGHNGVRSCVDCLQTDAMSRLRVGIGRPTGKTPVERYVLGRFSSEEKKVLESVLVQSVDLLLSQLSQEDSQQDSQPPSSPAGGRQAAQKRKETERSSSPAENSAAAEC; encoded by the exons ATGCGACGACTTTTGACAAGAGTCATAAACCGAGTTTTGCTGAGTGAGCTCTTTACACCGTTGATGGGAATTGaagcagaaatacacacacaaggcCGCCGAAAGCTA gtgGTGGGGCTGGGTAACCCAGGGATGGAAGGTACCAGACACAGCGTCGGCATGGCAGTGCTCGGCGCGCTCGCTGCCCGGCTTGGCGTTGCTGACCGTTGGCGTGGCGACAAGCATGTGTCCGGTGAGGTCATCGTGTCAGAGGTACAACAAACACATGTGGTGCTACTCCGTCCCAGGCTGCTGATGAACGTTAACGGAGTGTCAGTGGCCAAAGCAG CTGGTAAATACGGCATCAGGCCTGAAGACATCCTGCTGGTCCACGATGAACTGGACAAACCGCTGGGGAAAATCGTCATCAAACACGGAGGAAGTGCCAG AGGTCATAATGGAGTCCGCTCCTGTGTGGACTGTCTTCAGACTGAT GCGATGTCCAGACTTCGGGTCGGCATCGGCCGGCCGACGGGGAAAACGCCGGTGGAGCGCTACGTTCTGGGCCGGTTCTCCTCAGAGGAGAAGAAGGTTCTGGAGTCTGTTCTCGTCCAGAGTGTGGACCTTCTCCTCTCCCAGCTCTCCCAGGAAGACTCCCAACAGGACTCCCAGCCCCCCTCCTCGCCAGCAGGGGGCAGACAAGCAGcacagaagaggaaggagacggagcgctcatcctccccagctgagaactctgctgctgctgaatgcTGA
- the LOC144517696 gene encoding natterin-3-like, translating into MRWCVAVVLSVLQLCSPAMLSDPLLYVSQLQDGQQQPSKPWLNPTLEDVVPSREVIKPPQIREIPETETSSHSLPMFGEHANLKWVTWSGSLPNGAVAIFNGYTERTDYVCKVNCEAGFYTPSKGNFCQYAYAEKEYASSKFEVLVNVDHFEFLQWVEDSYGSVPSYAVKTCPNSDIYVGKNKYGLGKVVTQHEAFFLPWEGNEYWYKKYQVLAINRDSYSQHISHVEYLIDQMELFHHPPEALKLTKVTNLECRTVEKTVSLEKTSSVAKTWDIGRETRNGTISTMKAKVPILGPGTVDYTKEQTVTFSEGTSIVESISHSVSVELVVPPNHSCTVRIDGRKMTADIPYTGRLSRTNHNGETHWTYITGTYDGVSVGEISAVVERCQPVTDAVPCSPTQG; encoded by the exons ATGAGGTGGTGTGTCGCTGTTGTCTTGTCAGTGCTGCAGCTCTGCAGCCCAGCGATGCTGTCTGACCCGCTGCTCTACGTCTCCCAGCTGCAGGACGGGCAACAACAACCCAGCA AGCCATGGCTTAACCCTACACTGGAAGATGTTGTCCCCTCCCGTGAAGTCATCAAGCCTCCTCAAATCAGAGAGATCCCAGAAACTGAGACATCCTCACATTCCTTACCCATGTTTGGTGAACACGCCAACCTCAAGTGGGTGACGTGGAGCGGCTCCCTCCCAAACGGCGCCGTTGCCATCTTCAACGGCTACACCGAACGCACCGACTACGTGTGCAAAGTCAACTGTGAGGCCGGCTTCTACACTCCCAGCAAAGGGAACTTCTGCCAGTACGCATACGCTGAGAAAGAGTATGCATCCTCCAAGTTTGAAGTGCTGGTCAACGTTGACCACTTTGAGTTCCTGCAGTGGGTTGAAGATTCGTACGGGTCAGTCCCCAGTTACGCCGTCAAAACCTGTCCCAACTCAGACATATATGTGGGCAAAAACAAGTACGGTCTTGGCAAAGTGGTGACCCAACACGAGGCCTTCTTCCTTCCCTGGGAGGGCAATGAGTACTGGTACAAGAAATACCAGGTTCTCGCTATCAACAGAGACAGCTACAGCCAGCACATCTCTCACGTGGAGTATCTCATCGACCAGATGGAGCTGTTCCACCATCCTCCAGAGGCCCTGAAGCTCACCAAAGTCACCAACCTGGAGTGCAGAACTGTAGAGAAGACTGTGAGCCTGGAGAAGACCAGTTCGGTGGCGAAGACCTGGGACATTGGTAGAGAGACGCGCAATGGCACCATCTCCACCATGAAGGCCAAAGTGCCCATCCTTGGCCCGGGGACCGTGGACTATACCAAGGAGCAGACGGTGACCTTCTCAGAGGGAACCAGCATAGTGGAGTCCATCAGTCACTCTGTCTCCGTGGAGCTGGTTGTCCCACCCAACCACTCCTGCACCGTGAGGATAGACGGCAGGAAGATGACGGCAGACATCCCCTACACTGGCAGGCTGAGCAGGACCAACCACAATGGAGAAACCCACTGGACGTACATCACAGGCACGTACGACGGCGTGAGCGTGGGCGAGATCAGCGCTGTGGTGGAGAGATGTCAGCCGGTGACAGACGCTGTTCCCTGCTCCCCAACTCAAGGCTGA